The following proteins are co-located in the Argopecten irradians isolate NY chromosome 9, Ai_NY, whole genome shotgun sequence genome:
- the LOC138331705 gene encoding uncharacterized protein gives MRSIFIHHLYTEYYHTGMKDFCSSGRETSRMRLTLCLFLCVSYITADVSGYYDETEKSPGNQALNYPGGTDGNGDEEPYIFQESPYDDLDIETGNQGKDDDINAYGYPEGKHSERQGYDNSEEQYLNIGEPEADGISADKKFVFRGGRHQFGKRPFVFGSGGYFGKREDNDDDDEDDTNTVIEKRPFVLGGGYKFGKRDSGADEEETLQKRPFVFGSGYKFGKRDTDEGYVQKRPFVLGGGYKFGKRPFVLGGGYRLGKRDTSDEETDMRKRYFVLGGGYKFGKGPYVLGSGYKFGKRGSDDEMQKRPFVLGGGYKFGKRFFVMRGGHLFGKRDMSEGESENDIEKRPFVLGGGYKFGKRPFVFGSGYKFGKRGMDEFEDEAEVEKRPFVLGGGYRFGKRPFVMQGGYKFGKRDFNTDDEEIEKRPFILGSGYKFGKRESQADVEKRPFVFGGGYKFGKRPFVFGSGYKFGKRADIEESEVDKRPFVLGGGYKFGKRADIEGSEVDKRPFVLGGGYTFGKRSDIEEGEIDKRPFVLGGGYKFGKRPFVLSGGYKFGKRSDMKDDEEIEKRPFVLGGGYKFGKRPFVLSSGYKFGKREMQLTERDMDTIDEIRKRPFMLGSNNNLGKFL, from the exons ATGAGGTCCATATTTATACACCATCTGTATACAGAATATTATCACACTGGCATGAAGGATTTCTGCTCCAGCGGCAGGG AAACTTCTAGGATGCGGCTAACACTGTGTCTCTTTCTATGCGTCTCCTACATTACAGCTGATG tTTCAGGATACTATGACGAAACAGAGAAGTCACCCGGGAACCAAGCTCTAAATTACCCAGGAGGAACAGATGGAAATGGTGACGAAGAGCCATATATTTTTCAAGAAAGTCCATACGATGATTTGGACATAGAAACCGGAAATCAAGGCAAAGATGACGACATAAATGCATATGGATACCCTGAAGGTAAACACTCCGAGAGACAAGGATATGACAATTCGGAAGaacaatatttaaacattgGTGAACCTGAGGCGGATGGAATATCGGCCGATAAAAAGTTTGTGTTTAGAGGCGGAAGGCATCAATTCGGAAAAAGACCATTCGTGTTCGGAAGTGGAGGCTACTTTGGGAAAAGAGAGGAcaatgacgatgatgatgaagatgatacAAATACCGTGATAGAAAAGCGACCCTTTGTTCTAGGAGGGGGATACAAATTCGGTAAAAGAGATTCTGGTGCGGATGAAGAGGAAACACTACAGAAGAGACCTTTTGTTTTTGGAAGTGGATATAAGTTTGGTAAACGAGACACGGATGAGGGTTATGTACAAAAACGGCCATTTGTTCTAGGCGGCGGCTACAAGTTCGGGAAGCGTCCATTTGTACTAGGTGGTGGTTATAGACTTGGAAAGCGTGACACATCCGACGAAGAAACTGATATGAGAAAAAGATATTTTGTACTAGGTGGGGGCTATAAATTCGGCAAAGGGCCATATGTGCTAGGTTCTGGATATAAATTTGGAAAAAGGGGGAGTGATGACGAAATGCAAAAACGGCCATTTGTTTTAGGGGGCGGATACAAATTCGGGAAAAGGTTTTTCGTTATGCGAGGTGGGCATTTATTTGGAAAACGTGACATGTCCGAGGGTGAAAGTGAGAATGATATTGAGAAAAGACCGTTTGTTTTAGGGGGTGGGTATAAATTTGGTAAACGTCCCTTTGTCTTTGGCAGTGGATATAAATTTGGAAAGCGAGGCATGGATGAATTTGAAGATGAAGCAGAAGTAGAAAAGCGTCCTTTTGTTCTCGGCGGAGGTTATAGATTCGGGAAACGCCCGTTTGTTATGCAGGGTGGTTACAAATTCGGCAAACGCGATTTTAATACGGATGATGAAGAAATTGAAAAACGACCGTTTATACTTGGGAGTGGATACAAATTTGGTAAGCGCGAATCCCAAGCAGATGTGGAAAAAAGACCTTTTGTATTTGGCGGAGGGTATAAATTCGGAAAACGTCCGTTTGTTTTTGGAAGCGGGTATAAATTCGGCAAACGGGCAGACATTGAAGAGAGCGAAGTAGACAAACGTCCTTTTGTGCTAGGCGGGGGTTATAAATTCGGCAAACGAGCAGACATTGAAGGGAGCGAAGTAGACAAACGTCCTTTTGTGTTAGGCGGGGGTTATACATTCGGCAAACGTTCAGATATAGAAGAAGGAGAAATAGATAAGCGTCCATTTGTGCTGGGAGGGGGTTACAAATTTGGCAAACGGCCTTTTGTATTATCTGGGGGGTATAAATTTGGAAAGCGTTCAGATATGAAAGACGACGAAGAAATAGAAAAGCGGCCATTTGTGCTTGGAGGGGGTTACAAATTTGGCAAGCGGCCTTTTGTTTTATCTAGTGGGTATAAATTTGGAAAACGAGAAATGCAATTAACTGAAAGAGACATGGATACCATAGACGAAATTAGAAAGCGTCCATTTATGTTGGGATCAAATAACAATTTGGGAAAATTTTTGTAA
- the LOC138331706 gene encoding mitochondrial import inner membrane translocase subunit Tim22-like, whose protein sequence is MAAPTGPHESNKDIASTTNPAELLAIASRQVLGENHGIQRYQAPIVIGGIPRFPMHKQEVMITKFFESCTFKFCASGVMGFALGGVFGLFTASIDPMSTVSTETPTTKMVLQEMKARSWSYGKNFAIVGAMFATTECLIESYRGKTELINGTISGGIVGGVLGIRAGLKAGAIGAVGFAAFSTVIDYYMRHM, encoded by the exons atggctgcgCCCACGGGGCCGCATGAGTCTAACAAGGACATCGCGAGCACTACCAACCCTGCTGAATTATTGGCTATTGCGTCAAGACAGGTGTTAGGTGAAAATCATGGAATACAGAGGTATCAAGCCCCCATCGTTATTGGTGGAATACCTAGGTTTCCGATGCACAAACAAGAAGTTATGATCACCAAGTTCTTCGAGAGTTGCACCTTCAAATTTTGTGCCAGTGGAGTCATGG GGTTTGCTTTGGGAGGTGTGTTTGGATTATTTACTGCATCAATTGACCCCATGTCAACCGTGTCCACAGAAACTCCCACTACCAAAATGGTGTTACAAGAAATGAAAGCCCGCTCCTGGAGCTACGGGAAAAATTTTGCCATTGTCGGAGCCATGTTTGCCACTACTGAATGTCTTATAGAATCA TACCGTGGTAAGACTGAACTAATCAATGGGACGATATCTGGAGGGATTGTAGGTGGGGTCCTTGGCATTAGAG CGGGACTCAAAGCAGGAGCAATAGGAGCAGTTGGATTTGCAGCTTTCTCAACAGTGATAGACTATTACATGAGACACATGTGA